From the Callithrix jacchus isolate 240 chromosome 22, calJac240_pri, whole genome shotgun sequence genome, the window GTCCCCCTGCAGCCCCCTGGAGCTTCACGTGCCCTCCCGGCCACCGTGCGGGCTCTCGAGGTCTCAGAGCTGCCTTCCCCCACCCAGGTTCCAGCCCCCTCGCAGACATCGTGGGAGGCCGGAAGGCGAGGCCCCGCCAGTTCCCATTCCTGGCCTCCATTCAGAATGAGGGGAGGCACTTCTGTGGGGGTGCCCTGATCCATCCCCGCTTCGTGATGACTGCGGCCAGCTGCTTCCGAAGCCAGTGAGGGGGGCCCGGGAACGGGGCCTGGGGGGCACTGGGCTCAGAGAAGCAGCTTGGGGGTGCTTAGGGGAttcagaggaggagggagggttgCAAAATGGGGGGCTCGGAATGGAGGGGGCTTGGAGAGGGACATGGGGAGTGAGTTGAGGCGGGACCTAAGGAACAATATTGGGGGGCTTAGTtggaggaggcccagagaagggaaggggctcagatggaggaggcccagagaagggaaggggctcagttggaggaggcccagagaagggaaggggctcagatggaggaggcccagagaagggaaggggctcagatggagggggcccagagaagggaaggggctcagatggaggaggcccagagaagggaaggggctcagatggaggaggcccagagaagggaaggggctcagatggaggaggcccagagaagggaaggggctcagatggaggaggcccagagaagggaaggggctcagatggaggaggcccagagaagggaaggggctcagatggagggggcccagagaagggaaggggctcagatggaggaggcccagagaagggaaggggctcagatggaggaggcccagagaagggaaggggctcagatggagggggcccagagaagggaaggggctcagatggagggggcccagagaagggaaggggctcagatggagggggcccagagaagggaaggggctcagatggaggaggcccagagaagggaaggggctcagttggagggggcccagagaagggaaggggctcagatggagggggcccagagaagggaaggggctcagatggagggggcccagagaagggaagaggctcagatggaggaggcccagagaagggaaggggctcagatggaggaggcccagagaagggaaggggctcagatggagggggcccagagaagggaaggggctcagttggagggggcccagagaagggaaggggctcagatggaggaggcccagagaagggaaggggctcagatggaggaggcccagagaagggaaggggctcagatggaggaggcccagagaagggaaggggctcagatggaggaggcccagagaagggaaggggctcagatggaggaggcccagagaagggaaggggctcagatggagggggcccagagaagggaaggggctcagatggagggggcccagagaagggaaggggctcagatggagggggcccagagaagggaaggggctcagatggaggaggcccagagaagggaaggggctcagatggaggaggcccagagaagggaaggggctcagatggaggaggcccagagaagggaaggggctcagatggaggaggcccagagaagggaaggggctcagatggaggaggcccagagaagggaaggggctcagatggagggggcccagagaagggaaggggctcagatggagggggcccagagaagggaaggggctcagatggaggaggcccagagaagggaaggggctcagatggaggaggcccagagaagggaaggggctcagatggaggaggcccagagaagggaaggggctcagatggaggaggcccagagaagggaaggggctcagatggaggaggcccagagaagggaaggggctcagatggaggaggcccagagaagggaaggggctcagttggaggaggcccagagaagggaaggggctcagttggaggaggcccagagaagggaaggggctcagttggaggaggcccagagaagggaaggggctcagatggaggaggcccagagaagggaaggggctcagatggaggaggccagagaagggaaggggctcagttggaggaggcccagagaagggaaggggctcagttggaggaggcccagagaagggaaggggctcagatggaggaggcccagagaagggaaggggctcagatggaggaggcccagagaagggaaggggctcagatggagggggcccagagaagggaaggggctcagatggagggggcccagagaagggaaggggctcagatggaggaggcccagagaagggaaggggctcagatggagggggcccagagaagggaaggggctcagatggaggaggcccagagaagggaaggggctcagttggaggaggcccagagaagggaaggggctcagatggagggggcccagagaagggaaggggctcagatggagggggcccagagaagggaaggggctcagatggagggggcccagagaagggaaggggctcagatggagggggcccagagaagggaaggggctcagatggagggggcccagagaagggaaggggctcagatggaggaggcccagagaagggaaggggctcagatggagggggcccagagaagggaaggggctcagatggagggggcccagagaagggaaggggctcagatggagggggcccagagaagggaaggggctcagatggaggaggcccagagaagggaaggggctcagatggagggggcccagagaagggaaggggctcagatggagggggcccagagaagggaaggggctcagatggagggggcccagagaagggaaggggctcagatggagggggcccagagaagggaaggggctcagatggagggggcccagagaagggaaggggctcagttggaggaggcccagagaagggaaggggctcagatggaggaggcccagagaagggaaggggctcagatggaggaggcccagagaagggaaggggctcagatggagggggcccagagaagggaaggggctcagatggaggaggcccagagaagggaaggggctcagatggagggggcccagagaagggaaggggctcagatggagggggcccagagaagggaaggggctcagatggagggggcccagagaagggaaggggctcagatggaggaggcccagagaagggaaggggctcagatggagggggcccagagaagggaaggggctcagatggaggaggcccagagaagggaaggggctcagatggagggggcccagagaagggaaggggctcagatggaggaggcccagagaagggaaggggctcagatggagggggcccagagaagggaaggggctcagatggaggaggcccagagaagggaaggggctcagatggagggggcccagagaagggaaggggctcagatggaggaggcccagagaagggaaggggctcagatggagggggcccagagaagggaaggggctcagatggaggaggcccagagaagggaaggggctcagatggagggggcccagagaagggaaggggctcagatggaggaggcccagagaagggaaggggctcagatggagggggcccagagaagggaaggggctcagatggagggggcccagagaagggaaggggctcagatggaggaggcccagagaagggaaggggctcagatggagggggcccagagaagggaaggggctcagatggagggggcccagagaagggaaggggctcagatggagggggcccagagaagggaaggggctcagatggagggggcccagagaagggaaggggctcagatggaggaggcccagagaagggaaggggctcagatggaggaggcccagagaagggaaggggctcagatggaggaggcccagagaagggaaggggctcagatggaggaggcccagagaagggaaggggctcagatggaggatgcccagagaagggaaggggctcagatggaggaggcccagagaagggaaggggctcagatggagggggcccagagaagggaaggggctcagatggagggggcccagagaagggaaggggctcagatggaggaggcccagagaagggaaggggctcagatggagggggcccagagaagggaaggggctcagatggagggggcccagagaagggaaggggctcagatggagggggcccagagaagggaaggggctctgGATGGGGAGGGCGCCCTGGAGGGTCTCGGCTCCACTTCTGTCAAAAGAGGGGAGTTTTCAGGGTGAAGGAACACAGCCTGCAAGCCGGGATCCCCCCTAATTTGCAAGCCAGCTTTCTCTGTGCCCAGGCCCCAGCCTGGTGTCCTCCTTCTGCCCTCTCCTACACTGCCCTTAGGAACCCTGGGATTGGCACCGTGGTGCTGGGCGCCTATGACCTGAGGCGGCGGGAGAGGAGGTCCCGACAGACCTTCTCCATCAGCGGCATGAGCGAGAACGGCTACAACCCCCAGCAGAACCTGAATgacctgctgctgctgcaggtgaGAGGAACGGGCAGGTGCGGGGCTCACGCCTGTGCTCCCCGCACCTCGGGAGGCCGacgccagcctgggaaacacgtccaaacactgtctccacaaaaaagtacaaaaactgccgggcgcggtggcacgcacctgtggtcccagtgcttcaggagcctgaggcgggaggatagcttgaggccaggagttcaagaccagcctggccatcatggtgaaaccccgttgggaggatcacttgaagacagGACCTTGtaattagcctgggcaatatggccaaattcagtatcaaaaaagaaaaaaaaaattagccaggcacggtggtgggcgcctgtgttcccagctactcaggaggctaaggcaggagaatcgtttgaaccctggaggttgaggctgcaatgagctgagatcatgcactccagcctgggcaacagagtgagaccctgtctcaagaaaactttattttttgagacggagtttcgctctcgttacccaggctggagtgcaatggtgcgatcttggctcaccgcaacctccgcctcctgggttcaagcaattctcctgcctcagcctcccgagtagctgggaacacaggcgcccaccaccgtgcccagctaattttttgtatttttagtagagacggggtttcaccatgttgaccaggatggtctcgatctcttgacctcgtgatccacccgcctcggcctcccaaagtgctgggattacaggcgtgagccactgcgcccggcttatTATTTTTCTATGGAGAAGGAACTGGAGACTCAGACAGGTGAAACAACTCAGCCAGGGTCCTAGAGCAGGTTACTGTCCTGCTAGaatattgttttggtttttcgagacggaatctcgctctgtcatccaggctggagtgggggcgggtggcaggatcttggctcactgcagcctccgcctcccgggttccagcaattctcctgtctcagcctcccaagtagctgggattacaggtgtgtaccaccgtgcctggataatttttttttggatttttagtagagatgaggtgtcaccttgttggccaggctggtatcgaactcgtgacctcaactgatccttggcctcccaaagggctgggattatagtcacgagccaccgcacccagccctgctgAGAACCAAAGGCAAAGCACTTATAGACCACAATTCACGCTGCTGGCACTTCTGCTCCCGGGGGCCCCGTGAGGCTCCAGTTCCCGGGGCCAACCCTCCCTCGACTCCGTTTCCTTCCCCAGCTGGACCGCGAGGCCAACCTCACCAGCAGTGTGGCAATCCTGCCGCTGTCCCCGCCGAACACCAGGGTGGAAGCTGGCACCAGATGCCAGGTGGCCGGCTGGGGGACGCAGCGCAGCGGGGGCCGTCTCTCCCGTTTTCCCAGGGTCGTCAATGTGACTGTGACCCCTGAGGACCAGTGTCGCCCCAACAACCTGTGCACCGGTGTGCTCACCCGCCGGGGCGGCGTCTGCCAGGTACGTGCTCCCCGTGGTGGGGGGACGGGTCCTGAGAGGTAATGAGCTCCCCGTGGCAGGAGAAAGCAAGTTCAGCTGAGGGTGGCACGGCAGGGGGTCCTCAGGATGGAGCATTTTAACAGCATGAGaaataatatccttttttttttctttttttgagacggagtttcgctctcgttacccaggctggagtgcagtggcacgatctcggctcaccgcaacctccacttcctgggttcaagcaattctcctgcctcagcctcccgagttgctggggttacaggtgcccacccacGTGCCtgtctaacttttgtatttttttttagtagtgatggggtttcaccatcttggccaggctggtctcaaactcctgaccttgtgatctacccacctccacctcccaaagtgttgggatttggGGCCGCCTGACAGAGAAACAGTAGCTATTAAACACCGTCGGCGAGCCGAGTCTGTGAGGGGGGTTGGGGGCCCAGCAGGCAGGCAGAGCGGGTCAGTGGGGGGCTCAGCCATTGTGATCGCCAGGGGAGGGGCCCCTGGCCCAGCCTGTGAGTGCCAGGAAGCTCCTGAAAGCATCTGATCCAAAATTCCGTTAGGAGTGAACCAGGGCAGAGGGGAATGTGTGCAGAGAGAGAACAGCCCGTGCAAAGGGCCTGGGGCTGGATCACGACTTGTGGGTTCCAGGGGCAGCAGGAGGGCTCTGCAGTTCTGGGGTGATGGGGGAGCTGGGCCCAGGGACACCCTGACACAGCTTCCACCTGCCCAGGGGGACGGGGGCACCCCCCTCATCTGCAACGGTCTGGGACACGGCGTGGCCTCCTTCTCCATGGAGCCCTGTGGCCGGGGCCCCGACTTCTTCACCCCAGTGGGACCCTTCCGAGAATGGATCGATGGTGTTCTCAACGCCCCTACACCTGGGCCAGCCTAGGGGGAGCCTGTGACCGCCCACGGAGCCCAGCTCTGCCCTCCACGCCTCCCGTGTGCTGCATCCCCGTCCCGtggccccacccctgcccctgctcTGGCCTGCGTGGCCCTGGCTGTAATAAAGAAACTGTTCTCTCCTCTGCTCCTGGTTTCTGCCTCAGCAGGGTGGGCTGTGGGGAGGTGTGAGTGGCGACTTCACCGGCCTTAGGGGCACCTACCCCAGTCCTTTGCAGATGTCCGAGGATCCCCTCGAagccccaggaagcagaggctggtgTCATCTCCACCTGACAGTGGGGTGCTGGGGGGAGaccaaggttcagagaggttgGGTGGCTGCCCGAAGGTCACACAGCGAACGCAGGCCTTGAACCCAAATCTTGGTTCTAGTCGCCCTGTCCACCTCTCATTCTGCTGGAGAACATATCACGCAGCCTCCGTGGGCAACATCAGGAAAGAGAggccgggcacggaggctcacacctgtgatcccagcgctgtgggaggccaaagtgggcacatcacccgaggtcgggagttcgagaccagcctggccaatatggcgaaaccccgtctctactaagaatacaaaaatgagccaggcatggtggcaggcgcctgtaatcccagctattcaggaggctgagacaggagaatcacttgaacctgggaggcggaggttgcggtgagccgagattgcgccactgcactccagcctggggggcagagtgagactctgtctccaaaaaataaaataaaaataaagtgtgcacttcagtacattcacaatgttgtgtggTCATGAACTCCATTGAATTCCAGAATATTCCATCACCCCCAGAGGAATCGCCGTCCCCATCAGCCTCATCCCCTGTCTCTTCTCCACATACCCCGCCCCCCCGGCACCTCCGCGtcccctctctgcctctgtggaTCAGCCTGTCctggacatttcatagaaatggatcacacactggccgggcgcggtggctcaagcctgtaatctcagcactgtgggaggccaaggcgggtggatcacgaggtcaggagatcgagaccatcctggtcaacatggtgaaaccccatctctactaaaaaatatacaaaaaattagctgggtgtggtggcacgtgcctgtaatcccagctactcgggaggctgaggcaggagaatcgcctgaacccgggaggcggaggttgcggtgagccgagatcgcaccattgcactccagcctgggtaacaagagcaaaactccagctcaaaaaaaaaaaaaaaaaaaaaagaaatggatcaCGTACTGTGTGGTCTTTTGTGCCCAGCGTCTCTCACGGAGCGTGACGTCCTCATGGTGCATCCGCGCTCTGTCCTGGGTCAGAGCTTCGCTCCTTTTCACGGTGAGTCGTGTTCCAGCGCGTGGAGGGTGGTGCTGTGCCGATCCACACGCCTGTGGATGGACGTCTGGGCCTCCCCGCTTTCGGCTGCTGTGAATCTCACGTCTGTGAACCTGCCCTGGAATGGAACTGCAGGGTCATGACGGGTCCTGTttacagagggggaaactgaggccttggGAGGCGTGCCAGTGGCTCAGGAACCCAGCTGGTGGGGGCCGTGCTCGAGCTTGGAGAGGCAAAGCCACTgtccagatggggaaactgaggcccaaggcaCGATTGAGGTTCAAGCGCTTCTGGTGCCCCCAGCTCGGGGCCACGTCCGGTCATGAGGGCCCCCGCTGGGTGGGATCCCTGCCCTCCCTGAGGCGGTTTCTGCCCAGCTTCCCTCAGCCCCTGCAGCTCCCGCATCCTGGGCCCAAGGGTCTGGTGTCAGGTCCACCTGGCAGCGGCCAGCCCGGCTCAAGGGCCCTCAGTGCAAGGCTGTGGGTGACTATGGGTGGCTTGACCCTCTCCAGGCTGTGGATTTCAGGGACGTGGGACAGAGTCCCACCTGCGGACCACCTTCCACCCCACAGCCCCCTCCAGGCCGTGCCCCCGCAGCCTCCGGGCAGACCCAGACGGGCTCACAGTGCAGTGGCAGCCTGGCCCCGGTCGCTAGTGTCTTCGGGAGGTTTTTAAGTTTTGGGAATTCTCAGAAACATCTGCGTTTGGCTTAGAAATCCCGTGAGAGGGGGCATCAGGGGGCAGGTGGGTGGACCGGCCTGGTGGGTGTGGAAGGCAGCCGGGTGTCAGGGCCTCGTGCACATGGGAAGGTCAACAGTAGgcacaacacacacaaaacacacaagacacacaacacacacaaacacaagacacacccaaaacacacacaacacacacaaaacacacaagaCACATACAAAACACAGAACAGATACAtaacacagacacacccaaaacacacaacacacacaaaacacacaagacacacccaaaacacacacacaaaacacacaagacacacccaaaacacacacaacacacacaagaCACACccaaaacacacaacacacaaaacacacaagaCACACCCAAAACACACAACAGACACAAAACACACAagacacacccaacacacacacaaaacacacaacacacaaaacacacaagacacacccaacacacacaaaacacacaacacacaaaacacacaagaCACAcccaaaacacaaacacacacaaaacacacaagaCACAcccaaaacacaaacacacacaaaacacacaagacacacccaaaacacacacaacacacacaaaacacacaagaCACATGCAACacataaaaaacacacaaaacactctcaaaacacacaacacacgaaaaacacataaaacaacacaacactcacacaccacacacaaaacacacaccacacatacaaaaCACACAAGACACCCccaaaacacacaacacacaacacacacaacacacatacaacacacacaaaactcccaaaacacacaacacaacacacaaaacacagaacacacaacacacacagcacaacacacaaaacatttacaaaacacacaaaaaacacataaaacacatacacaatGACCCaaaacacacataacacacatacaacacacacaaaacactccTGAAACACACACAGCACCCAAAacacacaacacaaaacaaaaacacaaaatacataaaacacacacacacaaaaatatacaaaacacaaaacacaaaaaacacaacacaccaaaaacaaagacaaaaaacacacaacacaAACAGAACACATACGCACAAAACACACCCACGGGCAAACCAGCATCTTCTCTTCACTCAGGGAGAGAAGGTTTTCCTTTtctagagagaaaaggagaggaggccgggtgcggtggttcacacctgtaatcccagcactttgggaggctgaggcgggtggatgacttcagatcaggagttcgagaccggcctggccgacgtggtgaaaacccgtctctactaaaaatgcaaaaattaggctggcGTGGTAGGgcaggcctgtcatcccaactactcgggaggctgaggcaggagaatcgcttgaacccgggaggcggaggctgcagtgagccgagattacaccactgcgctccagcccggggggagacagaggctcactctgtctcaaaacatagaaaaaaacaagaaaaaggagaggaCAGAAAAAAGACCAAGAGAGATGGAGGGACGGAGACAGAtgaacagagacacagagagacagagacagagggacagagcTAGAGAGACGAGAGAGATAGATTAAAAAAGGGAGACAGAGGCcgggcaatcccagcactctgggaggccaaggtgggtgggtcgcctgaggtcaggagtttgagaccagcctgaccaacatggagaaaccccatctctactgaaaatacaaaattagatgggcgtggtggtgggtgcctgtaatcccagctactcaggaggctgaggcaggagaatcacttgaacctgggaggcggaggttggggtgagtggagatcctgccattgcactccagcctgggtgacaagagagaaattccatctcaaaaaaaaaaaaaaaagggagacagaGATGAAGAGGCAGACACAGGGAGacacaaagagacagagaaagatagggggacagagacagagacagagagggtcATAGAGAAGGTGGAGAGAGACAGGGACACAGGCCTGGTCTCCCCCGGGTCTGCGCTAGGCCCTGGGCAGACCCACCTGCGATCCATGAAGCCGTTACCAGTTACAACACCCACAGTCGGCACAGGAAGGGGCCCCCCACGACCCTGGCCCCCCAGCCAACCCCTGCAGAGCCCCAGGCATGTTCCACGGAGCCCTCCCTGCTAACCCCTCCCTGCACTCTGGCTGCGCTGGCGTGTGCCTTCCCCAGAGGCCTCTGTGCCTTGGCTCACGGGTTCCCCCCAGGATGCACGGGGAGCCTGGAGGACCCAGATGGAGGACCTGTCTCTGCCCTCctatctttctctgtctctttgtgtctccctgtgtctgtctcttcatctctgtctccctttttttttttttttttttttgagatggagtttctctcttgtcacccaggctggagtgcaatggcggatgGGAAGACCCCTTGAGggtgggagtttgaggctgcagtgagctgtgattgcaccacggtactccagcctgagagacagagagagaccctgtttcaacagacaccccccaccccagacacACAGAATAACTAGAGCGTAACAAACCCGGCGTCCACCCACAGATGAATGGGTCAACACGGCATGGTCCCTCCAGGCACAGGCACAGGACACAGCCACAAGAAGGAGCGAGGCTTGGCCCCAGCCACAGCACAGGTGCACCTTGAGGATTTCACGCTCAGTGAGAGTCGCCAGACACAGAAGATCACGCAGCATGAggtcccctttcttttttttttttttgagacggagtttcgctcttgtcacccaggctggagtgcaatggtgcgatctcggctcaccgcaacctccgcctcctgggttcaggcaattctcctgcctcagcctcccaagtagctgggattacaggcacgcgccaccatgcccagctaatttttgtatttttagtagagacggggtttcaccatgttgaccaggatggtctcgatctcttgacctcgtgatccacccgcctcgacctcccaaagtgctgggattacaggtgtgagccaccccgcctgaccttgtattaaaaaatttaacCTCTGTCCGCTGCAGTGGCTCTCATCATTCTCAGGTGACAGATCGGGAAAccgaggcagaggcaggtggagttTCCAGTAGAGAGTCACAAAACACAGCAGGATTAGCCACAGGCTGTGGTGCCGGTGCCCGAAACTGAGGAAGGGCTGAATTGTTCATTTCGCCGCCAAGGTGCCCAGCCTGAGAGGGAGGGGCTGCAGCCTGAGCACCTGATCTGACAGTAAAATCACCGGCAGTGACGCAGCAGCCTGAGGGCTGGCACCTGGCGCCGGCTTcagcacccagcacccagcacttCTCAAAATGGAATCCATCAGCCGGGTGCGGCTGCTCACGcctctcatcccagcactctgggaggccgaggcaggtggctcacccgaggtcaggagtttggaatcagcctaaccaatatggagaaaccctgtttctactaaaaatacaaaaaaaaccaagttagctgggtgtcgtggcgcacgcctctaatcccagctactcgggaggctgaggcaggacaatggattgaacctgggaggcggaggctgcagtgagccgaggtcacgccaatgcaccccagccagggccacagagccaaatgccatctcaatttaaaaaaaaaaaagggaggctctgaggggagggtctgagggtctgagggtctgagaagataatatacatatttatggccgggcgcggtggcaattctcctgcctcagcctcccgagtagctgggattacaggcacgcaccaccgtgcccggctaattttttgtatttttagtagagacggggtttcaccatgttgaccaggatggtctcgatctcttgacctcgtgatccaccctcctcggcctcccaaagtgctgggattacaggcatgagccaccgcgcccggccagactcatttttttttttatatttttatttattgagaccgagtctccctctgtcgccgggctggagtgcagtggcacgatctcggctcactgcagcctctgcctcccaggttcaagcgattctcctgacagcctcctgagcggctgggattataggcacctgccaccatgccagctaattttttaatttttagtagagacagggttttaccattttgtccaggctggtcttgaactcctgacctcgggtgatccacctgcctcagcctccatagggctgggattacaggcatgagcaccaagTCTGGGcgtttttttctctcaaataatGAACACAGAGTCTCTCTCCTGGGCACTGTGGACATCAGGGTCGGGTCCTTCTCTGCGGCGGCCCATACCGGGCACCATCCCTGTCCTGCACCCACTCTATGCCAGGAGCCCCCCCCCCATCGTGACAGCCACAAATGTCCCCGGACCTCACCCAGATTGCAGAATCACCCCTTGATTGAGAA encodes:
- the AZU1 gene encoding azurocidin isoform X2; amino-acid sequence: MDCLWGGVQPPGSCRGAQGGPVSSWARVGPIRCNPVPPQRPWGRGTLGALFPWPVRGGARVAVGILVLKGSSPLADIVGGRKARPRQFPFLASIQNEGRHFCGGALIHPRFVMTAASCFRSQNPGIGTVVLGAYDLRRRERRSRQTFSISGMSENGYNPQQNLNDLLLLQLDREANLTSSVAILPLSPPNTRVEAGTRCQVAGWGTQRSGGRLSRFPRVVNVTVTPEDQCRPNNLCTGVLTRRGGVCQGDGGTPLICNGLGHGVASFSMEPCGRGPDFFTPVGPFREWIDGVLNAPTPGPA
- the AZU1 gene encoding azurocidin isoform X1 produces the protein MDCLWGGVQPPGSCRGAQGGPVSSWARVGPIRCNPVPPQRPWGRGTLGALFPWPVRGGARVAVGILVLKGDHKQLSGGGEGKCNRFSGAFWGSSPLADIVGGRKARPRQFPFLASIQNEGRHFCGGALIHPRFVMTAASCFRSQNPGIGTVVLGAYDLRRRERRSRQTFSISGMSENGYNPQQNLNDLLLLQLDREANLTSSVAILPLSPPNTRVEAGTRCQVAGWGTQRSGGRLSRFPRVVNVTVTPEDQCRPNNLCTGVLTRRGGVCQGDGGTPLICNGLGHGVASFSMEPCGRGPDFFTPVGPFREWIDGVLNAPTPGPA
- the AZU1 gene encoding azurocidin isoform X3 produces the protein MTPLTVLVLLAVLLASSRAGSSPLADIVGGRKARPRQFPFLASIQNEGRHFCGGALIHPRFVMTAASCFRSQNPGIGTVVLGAYDLRRRERRSRQTFSISGMSENGYNPQQNLNDLLLLQLDREANLTSSVAILPLSPPNTRVEAGTRCQVAGWGTQRSGGRLSRFPRVVNVTVTPEDQCRPNNLCTGVLTRRGGVCQGDGGTPLICNGLGHGVASFSMEPCGRGPDFFTPVGPFREWIDGVLNAPTPGPA